From one Labeo rohita strain BAU-BD-2019 chromosome 8, IGBB_LRoh.1.0, whole genome shotgun sequence genomic stretch:
- the LOC127169469 gene encoding DNA damage-regulated autophagy modulator protein 2 — protein sequence MWWFQRGLCALPVTLVIWSSATFLISYATAVVLGHADLLIPYISDTGTEVPERCVFGFMLSISAFLGLGTMYVRYKQVQALISASESGLQLLNCTGLLMGIFSSVGMCVVANFQKTDMMSIHLLGAGLTFGPGTLYILVQTGMSYRMQPRFHGTDILWARMAVGMWSLISIITLFISSVLMYDDLPGVDVANKLHWQPGERGFVAHQVSAAAEWSLAFSFICFFLTYIRDFQKITLRVQPVLQSNHLYDYPLYEEREHMRHGERSPLLAGAM from the exons ATGTGGTGGTTTCAGCGGGGGCTTTGTGCTCTCCCGGTGACTCTGGTTATCTGGTCATCCGCAACGTTCCTCATCTCTTACGCCACGGCGGTCGTGTTGGGCCATGCCGACCTACTTATTCCATACATAAG tgACACGGGCACTGAGGTTCCTGAACGCTGTGTGTTTGGCTTCATGCTGTCAATCTCAGCTTTCTTAG GGTTGGGCACCATGTATGTGCGATATAAACAAGTTCAGGCTTTGATTTCGGCCTCTGAGTCGGGCTTACAGCTGCTGAACTGCACAGGCCTCCTGATGGGCATCTTCAGCTCTGTTGGCATGTGCGTTGTGGCCAACTTTCAG AAAACAGATATGATGTCCATCCACCTTTTGGGAGCAGGGCTGACCTTTGGTCCTGGGACGTTGTATATCCTAGTTCAGACTGGCATGTCGTACCGCATGCAGCCGCGTTTCCACGGCACGGATATTCTATGGGCGCGTATGGCTGTGGGAATGTGGTCGCTCATTAGCATCATTACAC TTTTCATATCCTCTGTGTTAATGTATGATGACCTGCCTGGCGTGGATGTAGCTAATAAGTTGCACTGGCAGCCTGGAGAGAGA GGTTTTGTAGCGCATCAAGTCAGTGCTGCAGCTGAATGGTCTCTGGCATTCTCCTTCATCTGCTTCTTCCTCACGTACATACGTGATTTCCAA AAAATCACTTTGCGGGTTCAGCCTGTTCTTCAAAGTAACCATCTTTATGACTATCCTCTCTATGAAGAGAGAGAGCACATGCGGCATGGAGAACGCTCGCCTCTGCTGGCTGGTGCCATGTGA